The Malus sylvestris chromosome 14, drMalSylv7.2, whole genome shotgun sequence genome segment ATGCTGTGCCAAGTGCCTCTGCGTTCCTCCTGGCTTCTACGGCAACAAAGCTGTGTGCCCTTGCTACAACAACTGGAAGACCCAGCAAGGAGGACCAAAATGCCCTTGATCAACACTTCTGCTTAATCcatttttaccaaaataatCAAAGATTTAAGTACCCAATTTCATAAGTATTAATTTGGAAATTGTGATCTTCTTCTCTGTAAGGGTCATAGGTTCAGTGACCTGGAAATGTTAGTTTAATTGCAGTAGTCCATTGCTCCTTTGAGAATTGGGATATTGGTTGTTAAACACCCTCTCCAAATGTGAGCGTTGACagataaatttaaggtttattaTGTTAATCAAATGAGATTATTTCATCTTCTTTCTCTGCCACAACTGCCGATTTGCAATGCAGTCCATGGCCAAAAAGTCGgttgagaaataaaaatataaaaaataaaagagtctGGTTATTCTCATCccagtattttattttttcatccactttttaatgaaatttctaATTACAAGCTTTCTCATTTGTTAATCAATAAGGACCTTAAAAGATATATAATAATGATAAGTTGAGTGTGAAAGGTAACAGGAACCTAAACTCACATTGGGTTGTGAAAGGAATGCAAAATATGTAAGCCAAATTCGCAAAAAAGACAAGGATGAGGATATAAGGAATTTTGGAACGAAAAGATGTGGATGCCCCCTTTCCAATTAAAAGTAAGCACTAGCAACTGATGATGATTAGATTTTGATGGTAATTATTAGAGTGCATAATCACACACAACAGAGCATTTTGAGGGTCATTTATTTGCTGATAAATTATCGTCGAGGAGactttgcttttgaaatttcaatttttttagtaatAATATTAGGTGGGGAAACAGCATGTTAGAGGGTACTTCAGAAATAATAGTGAGTGGATAAATAACATTTCaatttattaactttttatgtGGGTAGAGAAATAGGATATTGAGGTAAGTCTAGTAGttctcaaaataaaataaaattttgtaagtTGCACTAAGGGTACATGATTAAAAGTGTGTACGTAAGTTGCACATAATGACTGCGATTGAGAAAGATGTCTTGTATACACTCACGTATGCGGAAAAGCTAGTATGATATAATTGCACAAAATTCTCAGTCCTTACTTAGGAATTTTTTAATGGAAGACTACCTACTAAATAAGAAATCGGCTCTGTTATTGCGACTCTTAAGTCTTTAAGTGGGTTGTTCAAGAGTTGAAGTTTGGCTAATCCCAACACTTTCCTCCTCTAATTCAAAATGACATTACCCTTTGAATctttgataattttaatattgaaaaaaaaaaatttaaattactcGATAAACGATATTTTTCTTACCACGCACgcaaattttcttttatggtTCCAAAGATTTTCAATACTTTTCTTACTGCGCACACAAAAAATTTAAGAAACCCAACAAtcgtatttaaaaaaatatttatgacCTCAATAAATAGTAAGACCATTTTTCACTGACTAATGGTTCGTTTggttgtgcttttaaaataactgaaatcgtttttagataaaatatttttggttcctaaagcacttgaagtgctttctacAAGAAACACCAGTTATGTGATTCTTCCAGTGCTTTTTCagaatttatttgtatttttattaagaatttgttttaaaaatattttctttaaaaacgcttttaatcattttaaaagcacatccaaacgaactTTAAATATACTTTTTATAACCTTTAGTTACAAAATTGGCCCAAAGAAAAAAGCTTATTTTGGTCGTAGCTTCAGCTTGCATTGGAACGACTAAAATGACTCGTCTGTAGTTTTGGCACTGTGCAACGTCGGTGAAAGCAATTAAATGAAAATTGGTAATAATTAATTGTAATTTCCGTCGGTCAACAATTTCACACGCCATCTCAAGAAATTTGATCCCCTATTTCTCGCAATGTTTTCTGACCAAAAACAAAGGCCATTTTTTCGcagttttttttgtttagacacgcGAAAGTTTTACATGTAACAAGTTCACGTTTACCGTAATATTCCCATCAAATAATATAATGATCTCATTTGTATTCACTGCTCACAACAAAagtaaatttatttcatataagTTGTTCGTCGACAACACTGATAACATGAGGACGAGCACACCATAGCAGAACTCAAGATTCAAAATTCCCACGAGAAATGTTTCATAAAGTCAAGAGCATTCTGTTCTCCTCGTGAACAAACAAAAagattagtataaaaatgttattttcatgatttttcaaatGCCACAGCTCACCAGAGAGGTttagaaataataataaaatattcatgAACTTTGTTCAAAGGTCCCTTTCTATGTTTTAGAATAGCTTCCTCCTCCAAGCTTGGTCCCTTTTGCAAAAGTCTGAAATTATATATCTGCATGCCATGGAGTTTCAGAATCCCAGTTCATCAGGTGCAGTCTTTTTTCTATTTCTAATCGACCCATTTCATCGAATCATACTTCTGTAAAAACCCAGTTGAGaaagttgagaaattttataaattttaatccTTTCATGCTtttctgttctttttttttttgctgcagTTTTAGCTGAACTGCTCAAGAATCCAAATAATGCAGTATGCTTAAGTATTTATTCACTGTGTGTGCAGATTTATCACTCTCTCAGTTGCTCTGGCTATGATTttaagagagacagagagattaTGGTATTTTTTTCAGAATTTCAAGGTTTTATGTGTAGTAAGTTCACAGAATATAGAgatttattttccatgaattgaaTCTTGATGGTTGTtgtttttagaaattttagcGATTTTTGTGGCAATTGAGCTGCTTTGTTAAGAATCTGAACCGAAAGGCATTGAGTTTTTAGGAGAGTAGCATTGATTgcattccttttttgttttttttgcagTTGCAGTTGTTATCTTGTTCAATTTGCAAAACTCAGTAGAGTTTGGTTGCCTGAAATTTCATAAATGTTGGAAAAGAGTAGGATTCCATCGAAGTTTTTTTTCTACTTGATAACGATTTCGGTGTTCCTTTTAATCTCTTCTTCTGTCTTCCTACTTCAGTTTAGCAATACTTCTTTTGCACCCACAGTGTTTAAGCTTGTTGTTCTTAATGGCACATACTTTGAGCCCCTCGTAAAAAGTAGGGACAAAAACCTTCCTTCCTTCTCTTCTGAGGTTCCCCGAGTTGATGCTAAAGGATCCACAAAAAGATGTGAATTGGGATGTCAAGTTTCCAATTCAAGCAAGAAGTTgggatttttagaaaaaaagaaaatggttgCTTGTGACTCGACGCAGGCTCTCTTGAGGGTGTTTATGTATGAGTTGCCTCCTGAGTTTCACTTTGGGTTATTGGGTTGGAAGGGTAAGGAGAATCAAACATGGCCAAATGTCAAAAACCTGAGTCTCATTCCGGCTTACCCAGGTGGCCTGAATTTACAGCACAGTATCGAATATTGGCTCACCCTTGATCTTCTATCATCAAGTATCCCAACTGTGGTTAGACCGTCCACGGTAGTCAGGGTGCACAATTCAAGTCAAGCAGATGTTATTTTTGTCCCATTCTTTGCATCTCTGAGTTACAACAGGCATTCTAAGCTTCGTGGAAATGAGGAAGTAAGTGTGAACAAGAAGTTGCAGGGCAAGTTGGTGCAGTATTTGATGGGTCGGGATGAATGGAAAAGAAAGGGTGGGAAGGATCATTTACTAGTTGCTCACCATCCAAATAGCATGTTAGATGCAAGAAAGAAGTTGGGCTCTGCCATGTTTGTGCTTGCGGATTTTGGAAGATACTCGGCTGAAATAGCAAATCTTGAGAAGGACATAATTGCTCCTTACAGACATTTGGTAATGACCGTTCAAAGCAGCAAATCACCCTCATTCAACGAGCGTCCTATACTATTATATTTCCGAGGAGCAATATACAGGAAAGATGTATGTTTTTACTTCACTTACCTCTTGTCATGACATAAACAGCATTTTAATTACGTTGTATTTGGTTTAAATAGAATGATAAGGGTGCTAAATACATGACAAAATTTGTTTCGATGAGCTCATATTACTCTGAGTTTGATCTCAGAATGAATTATCTGGCAATTAGGAAATTCTTAATAGGAATGTCTCATTAGCTTTATATTTTCAAAGCTCGGTGACAACTTGAAATAGGTGAGCAGATAGTTTACTGTCATTATGATGGCAGTTTAATGCATAAACTACTCCCCAGCGTAGGGCAGTCTCCACAACGGATTGCTAACTTTATATAGTATGGCAATGCATCCTGATTCCATTGAAGCATACAAAGTGTTTGTATCATGATTGACGTGATCTATTTCATGACCCTACTTCATCTATTCTGATTTCCGAAGCACTTTTGTCATTACTTCTGGCTCTTTGTTTATGTTACCCACAAGCTGGTTGCTTTCATTTACATCATTCACTACATTGTTTTAGCACTAATCAGTTTTATAATTGCTAATATCTTACGTATGGTATTGTTACTTTAAACTAAACCAGGGAGGAATGGTACGGAAGAAATTGTATTATCTTCTTAAAGATGAGAAAGATGTAAACTTCACTTTTGGTAGCGTTCAAGGACATGGTATTAACAAGGCAAGCCAAGGAATGGCCTCATCAAAGTTTTGCCTGAATCTTGCTGGTGATACCCCTTCCTCAAATCGCCTATTTGATGCCATTGCTAGCCATTGTGTTCCTGTAATAATTAGCGATGAGATTGAGCTACCATTTGAAGATGTCTTAGACTACTCACAGTTTTGCATATTTGTTCGCTCATCTTACACTTGTAAGAAGGGTTACCTACTGAATCTTCTCCGAGGAATCAAGCAAGAAACATGGACCAAGATGTGGGAAAGGTTGAAGGAAGTCGTACATCATTTCGGATATCAGTATCCATCCCAGCCAGGTGATGCAGTTGATATGATTTGGCAGGCAGTTTCTCATAAGAAATCCTCCACACAGTTTAAATTTCACTCCAGACAGTTTAAATTTCACAGGAAGAAGAGATATGACAGGTCAACTTCTGGTATAAGAACGAAATGACACTCACCCATCTGAAAGCGTTTCAAATGTTCAAAATCACTTAAGATCTCTTGACCTTGCACCGGGGAAGCATAAAAAATTTGCCGAAGGTGGAGTACAAGGGAGGTACAGGCTAAGTTGAGAACTTCAGATATGTAAGGAATTTTGTTTTTGACAGTATATATTCGCACACATCGATACTGATTTAGTTGTAGTTACGtaattttcaatccaattattCATTTGTGAATATCTTTCAACGAAGAATTAGTTCTATCGTTACAGCTACTATTCGCGAAATTTTGACTGTTTTGATGAAACTAAAACCAAAAAGCAACACTGGAAAAGGCAAAACTATTCACAACACAGAAGTGTAAAAGTCCTTTTCTTTTGTAGGGAAATATCAGAAATGCATGTAATCTGTGAGAGCTAGCATCATCATTCTCTCAAAGTATTCATCTATTGGTTAGGACCTATGTTTATACAATACAGATGATGCTAGCTCGATGATCGGGTTTCAGCTGCACTTCTTCAGCTCAACAAAAAAACTTTCGACTAAAAAACATACGAAAACATATAATTCAAACAAAAGAGGATGCCCGCCACCCCGTTGAAACATTTTTGTATTAGTTACAGCCACACCAGCTTCTTCTTCTGCCTGCAATGCTCTGTTTTCGGTATCTTCTCCCCATAGCAAACTGCATCAGCATGTTGTCAACATCTGTTGTGAATGGGGTCAGATCCTCTTCcaacttttcttttgtttgattgattCGCATTGAATGTCATCGCGGGTGCAGGTGCCAAACTCATCTTAGCTTCCATGTCCTCTACAGCAACAGCCTTAAAAAGATGCAAGCTTTTAAGAAACGGCAAGTGCCCTTTGTCCCATCTGAGAGCCAAGTCCCTGCTTCTTAAGGCGGAAACCTTTTCGGGTTGAAGAGCTAGAAACCCAAtgcaaacaagaagaagaagagcccTTCTGTAAGCCAAAACCGCCATGCTTCTGAAGCTATCTGTGTTTGATAAGATACTGAGGAGTAGTGTTTGTTATGGTTTCAATCCCTGTGAGAAGAAGGCAAGGGAATGTCTTTTATGGGATTTGGAGGACTAAGGGCATAAAGCACAAAGGGAGGCCCCTCAGAAGAAGGGCAGGCAGAACATTTGGGGAATATTTGGATTCACCACAATCATAAGCAGCCTGCCACAGAAGCAATATATAAGGCTGTTTTAGAAGACTCTGACAGGCTTGAATCAAAAGTTAAGTTGGAACACTATCCTTGGGAAGCCAAGTATCTTTCTCTCTATCATTTGCCTTGCTCTTTTTTACCAAACCAAAGACCAGTTTTGTGCCTCTTGAATGCTTTTCCAACATGCCACCTCATCTACCCAATGCTTATGTGTAGAGTTCTTATGGGCTCCTCATCTCTTCAAATATTCAGTCGAGCCGCCTGATCACGTGGATGGTCACCAACAtcacaaaagaacaaaattCTCTGTATTTTAGGAGAAAATTTTGGGTAAAGACATCTTATCACGTCATCTGTAAGACACCTCTCACACAAAAGTATAGAATGGTTCCACCTGACCCACATTGATCCACCCGTGTCTAAATGCTTTAATAAAACAATCACATCGAAATTTCTATTGTATTTTGATCTCATCTGGTCCCATATCCCACCCTGCCTAAAAATCTTAAACACACCTCACCAATACAGCAGCCAGTTCCATATTTAGATATATTTAGATAACTAATGCAGCAAAAAAACCAACCATAAGTAGAAATGTTGGAGTAATGGTAGGGACTAGAAATCCATCCaccaaaaagccaaaaacaaataaccaaaTAAACCAACCAATAGCAAAGCTTGATGCACCAACCACTTGCTTTAAGCTAACAACTTGCTTTAGAATTCCAAGCTCTTCCCTCCATGCACCAAGAAATCCCAGTCTTGGTGTCTTGTGCTGAATGGAGGTCCTTTATGCTTTTTCTTTACCCTCTCTTTAAATCGCTTATCTATGAAAACCATCTTCATTTCTCGTTGCAGGCGTGGGTTAAGTCAGCTAATCAAAGCAGTGTTTTCTATCCTTTGAAACCCagtttgaatttcctttttttcgaAGATTTGAATAGTTAAGAATATTAGTTCGAACTGGAAATGGAAAGAACAATATTGAAAAGGAGTCTCCGTTCGAGTACAAAATCGATGAGGAGGTGGACTGGTCATGGTCCAAGCAGGACATGAGCTTTGAGAGCTGTATTAAAGtaaaagaatttgaatggaACGTTTGCTTTCCACAATCATCCTTCACCATCACATTTTACTTTTAACAACTACAACGGAAGATGACATGGTTTTCTTGAACAATCACACTTCAAGAAAGCAACGGTGTGTGATGCATCTAAAAGCTTGAAATCCCAAATCATCATATTCCAACCAGATTGGCTTCGACTAGAGCCTTTCCTCCCTTGGTGCCGAGACCAAAGCGAACTAGCCGTTGGCGCAGTCGGGTTATATAACAGCAGGATACCGATACGCAATGCAAGTAAAGTTCGTGTTTGGCCCAAAGAACGCATCCAAAGATGGTTGCAACTACAATCAGTAACACACCTCTTTCAACAGCAGTATACCGTGCAGCATAACTGCCGCGGTGATAACAAAGATTATGTACAAAACACGGGAAATAGATTAGGAAGGAAAGTAGTGAGCTTGTACATAGTATGTAAAATAATTCGACTACAGATACACGACAGTCAGAAAGCTAAAGCCTTCTGATTTTCCTCTTTAACGCTTGTTTATGCTACAGAAACAACACGCTCATGTTTCCAGTTCCAGCGTAATCCTCTTCACCGAAATAGAACATTGCCATAGTTGAAGAACACCAAATCATTGAATTGGCTCCTGATGGGGAGTCACTGCAGGTCCTGGAGCTATTGTGAACTGCAAGCCCCTGCGTTGCCCTGCCTGCAGCATAAATGCAACCTCAGTTGCTGCAAGTGCTGCTGCTTCCTGGAACAACAGTAACATATAAACAAATTAGCATGTAATTAAAAGAACCATGTTAAAATTTGCATTCACGACCAGAAAGCTTCTTTGTCCGGAGACATGATTCCTGCTTTCTTTTTGTGCAGTGGGAAGCATGCCAAAGCCCGTTCAAGCTTCGTTATGTAACCAATCTAAGAAACAATATCTCATCTCACCAaggatatataaaaaaaaatgattattcTTGGGTTTCTCAAAGACAGCAGAGGCCAGAACTTACCTGTCTTTGCCTTCGACGTTGTAATATGCTGATGGCCCAAGCCATAATGTAGCACGGGAGAAGAAAACCAGCAGCCCGGAGCATGAAAAGCTGTTAACATTTGATCATTTAGTTAGATAGTGCAACGATCTGGAATGATATAAGACACATTCAACATACTTATGCCACTTACAGAAAAAAAAGTGGATGCATCATCATCATCCCCGTCACCATTGGGGAGGGTCAATGCATGCCTCAAGAGGAGAAGAGCCATTAACTGCCGAGAAACCAGAGAGGAGACcaatacaaattaaattaaattctctTATTCAACTGAGAGTAGAGCACGTGCTGCGGTTTAAACTGTGAATGTGCATAGCAACAAGTTGCAGGGCCCAGAACAGAACCTGCAACTAGTTACACTAGTTCAGAATGACCATAGAGAAAAGGTGCACtaagaaaatataaaagttaAAAGATTAGGGATATTTTTTATAGCTGACAAAAGCATCAGCTAGGTTTTCCTCATCGTCTGATAAGATCCacaaaataaaatcagaaaGAAAATGCGACGAAAATATTTCATTCCAACATGGGCTACTATAAAGAACCACACATCATTAATGGCGACAACTATGGCTTACAATTAGAGCAACAGAGCGGCAAAAGGCTGCTCCACTAGCATTTGTGTCAGAATACTCATCATATTCGGCCTCTAGAAAGTGACGTTCAGCCGCTGCCATTGCTAATAGTCGAGGATCACGCAAATCCAAAGGGGTACCAGAGATTGTCCAACCATCACTGTCAGACGGATCCAAGAAGCAAaacaacaaatcaaaacagatgcGAGTCTTAGATAAAGCTGTATGTTGTATTGACCTCAAGAAAATGGTAATGCAGAGAGACaggcaaagctaaagtgcccAAGATATAAAAACAAGCAAAGTCCTCATCACATCTAGCCAAATGCTAATTTGCAAAAACGATAGATAAAACGGAATAAAAAATCCTTACAACATGAACAAGGTTAGTATATGTAAATTCTAAACTTGCCTGATGTCAATTGTGGTATCTTCAGACTGAGGAGGAGGTGGTGGGGCAGTATAATCAGGTTGGTATGACTACATCAGAGAAACTTTTCATAAAAACCCACTCAATGACTTGCAACTCATGAATggaaaaaattcataataaccAATTGTAATGACCAAGAGGTTACCAGCAAATGCTCACATGACTTTAATATATTACACGGATGCATCATCGTGGTTTATTGATAAAAACCAAATATCTTCTCATAATACAACATTATATTTCGTCCTTTccagaaaagaaaaggcaagACTATTGACTAAGATAGCTTCAAACTAAGTGAAGTTGCTTACTTATATGAACATAAGCAACATCCCTGAAAAGTATAAATCTCGAACATAGAACTGAACGGAACAGATTCTCTacttaaaatcataaaaaattacaattgcAGATGGTAAGGATTCTAGAAATTTACCTGATgacaaatttcacaaattatATCTCCCTTCTCATTGCACCATCGCTGGACACATTTCCTATGAGCGAACTGAATGGAGAAACGAAAGAAAGAAATCACTGGCATTGGTTATCAACATATAATATTAGTCTAAGAAGTCACTGAAGTTGGTTAACAAACATAAGACAATGAGCATGATTCGGACGTTAAAACAACTAGTTTGCGATAAAAACTTCATATAGAGCTAAGATCTCTCCATATGGTCAAACCATAAATAAAAGGgatcatcaaaacatttaatGGTAGggcttcatgccacaaactgaTTTGGGCATATAGCTGACACTAACTGCGGTAGAAAAGAATTTCTGGACAGCACTAACAACAATCCAATTTAAACACTCAAGAGTAACCTACTTCAAGTATTTCTCTATCATAAATCTTGACGCATTTAAGTATTTGGGGTCAATGGAATCAAGAGAGTGATTCCCCTCACCCATAGCCCcccaaaaaaatccaaaattctAGTTTTTAAAAAAGGATATGTATCAATAAATCAACATACT includes the following:
- the LOC126598916 gene encoding probable arabinosyltransferase ARAD1, with product MLEKSRIPSKFFFYLITISVFLLISSSVFLLQFSNTSFAPTVFKLVVLNGTYFEPLVKSRDKNLPSFSSEVPRVDAKGSTKRCELGCQVSNSSKKLGFLEKKKMVACDSTQALLRVFMYELPPEFHFGLLGWKGKENQTWPNVKNLSLIPAYPGGLNLQHSIEYWLTLDLLSSSIPTVVRPSTVVRVHNSSQADVIFVPFFASLSYNRHSKLRGNEEVSVNKKLQGKLVQYLMGRDEWKRKGGKDHLLVAHHPNSMLDARKKLGSAMFVLADFGRYSAEIANLEKDIIAPYRHLVMTVQSSKSPSFNERPILLYFRGAIYRKDGGMVRKKLYYLLKDEKDVNFTFGSVQGHGINKASQGMASSKFCLNLAGDTPSSNRLFDAIASHCVPVIISDEIELPFEDVLDYSQFCIFVRSSYTCKKGYLLNLLRGIKQETWTKMWERLKEVVHHFGYQYPSQPGDAVDMIWQAVSHKKSSTQFKFHSRQFKFHRKKRYDRSTSGIRTK
- the LOC126598928 gene encoding uncharacterized protein LOC126598928, whose amino-acid sequence is MGDHLVLCVDRFTKTESLQGSETPGSSVEGSSSQSAELPTCAIDVKGVGEKAIAEEEEEPLIQTVECRICQEEDSVKNLEVPCSCSGSLKFAHRKCVQRWCNEKGDIICEICHQSYQPDYTAPPPPPQSEDTTIDISDGWTISGTPLDLRDPRLLAMAAAERHFLEAEYDEYSDTNASGAAFCRSVALILMALLLLRHALTLPNGDGDDDDASTFFSLFMLRAAGFLLPCYIMAWAISILQRRRQRQEAAALAATEVAFMLQAGQRRGLQFTIAPGPAVTPHQEPIQ